One segment of Xanthomonas oryzae pv. oryzae DNA contains the following:
- the rpoZ gene encoding DNA-directed RNA polymerase subunit omega: MARITVEDCLEVVNNRFELVMMASKRARQLANGVQPLIENAAASDKPTVMALREIAARRIDNALIDEVEKAERERAEREALEWAAAEVVADEDMSKNDD; the protein is encoded by the coding sequence ATGGCCCGCATTACCGTAGAAGATTGCCTGGAAGTCGTGAACAACCGTTTTGAGCTGGTCATGATGGCCTCCAAGCGCGCCCGTCAGCTCGCCAACGGCGTACAGCCGCTGATCGAAAATGCCGCTGCCAGCGACAAGCCCACCGTGATGGCGCTGCGCGAGATCGCCGCACGCCGGATCGATAATGCGCTGATCGACGAAGTCGAGAAGGCCGAGCGCGAACGTGCCGAGCGCGAAGCGTTGGAGTGGGCCGCCGCCGAAGTGGTCGCCGACGAAGACATGTCCAAGAACGACGATTGA
- a CDS encoding RelA/SpoT family protein: MNPGPTAQATVVTSPSSDQAIPDYVLHLERAASYLPKEQLPILRRAWEVGATAHAGQTRKSGEPYITHPVAVAGVLAELGLDMESLIAAILHDTVEDTPLTREELAFEFGEAVAELVDGVTKLDKLKFRDRQEAAAESFRKMLLAMSRDLRVIMIKLADRLHNMRTLGAQSTEARGRIARETLEIYAPIAQRLGMSLIKSELQNLGFRALYPWRHAIIEKHIRSQPVVRRESMAQVEVQLSQRLAKEGLEHRLVSRIKTPWSIYSKMHEENKSFDQVMDVFGFRLVVRTVADCYHALGAVHASFKPLDGRFRDFIAIPKANGYQSLHTVLFGPYGSPIEVQIRTEEMDLIAERGVAAHWTYKVGSASPNSAQSRAHDWIVELIDSQRAAGSSLEFLDNVKVDLFPDEVYLFTPKGKILALPRNSTALDFAYAVHTDVGNRAVASRVDKKLVPLRTKLVSGQAVEIITARSATPKPQWLEFVVSSKARTAIRYQLKQLEHEDAVQLGHRMLDRALEAMDSSLERLPKGRLDAFLNEHRYPRLEALLADVALGNLMPNQAAQALMAYAEMRGGGHSKHSHEKILIDGSERGVISFANCCQPIPGDEIMGYHTAGKGIVVHRLDCPNLAELRKSPERWVPIDWDSSVTGDYDTALVVEVENRTGVLAQLAAAIAQSQSNIERVDYLDRDFNAAVLRFNIQVRDRRHLAEVMRRLRRLHVVQSVGRQ, translated from the coding sequence ATGAACCCAGGCCCTACTGCCCAGGCGACCGTCGTGACGTCTCCGTCTTCCGACCAGGCCATTCCCGACTACGTCCTGCACCTCGAACGCGCGGCCAGCTACCTGCCCAAGGAGCAGCTGCCGATCCTGCGGCGTGCCTGGGAAGTCGGTGCCACTGCGCATGCCGGGCAAACCCGCAAATCAGGCGAGCCATACATCACCCACCCGGTGGCGGTGGCCGGCGTACTGGCCGAGCTGGGCCTGGACATGGAATCGCTGATCGCGGCGATCCTGCACGACACCGTCGAAGACACTCCGCTGACGCGGGAAGAACTGGCGTTCGAGTTCGGCGAAGCAGTGGCCGAGCTGGTAGATGGCGTCACCAAGCTGGACAAGCTCAAGTTCCGTGATCGTCAGGAAGCGGCGGCGGAAAGCTTCCGCAAGATGCTGCTGGCGATGTCGCGCGATCTGCGCGTGATCATGATCAAGCTGGCAGACCGCCTGCACAACATGCGCACGCTCGGCGCACAGAGCACCGAAGCGCGCGGCCGCATCGCCCGCGAGACGCTGGAAATCTACGCACCCATCGCGCAGCGCTTGGGCATGAGCCTGATCAAGTCTGAGCTGCAGAACCTGGGCTTCCGCGCCTTGTATCCGTGGCGCCACGCCATCATCGAAAAACACATTCGCAGCCAGCCAGTGGTACGGCGCGAATCGATGGCGCAGGTGGAAGTGCAGCTGTCGCAGCGGCTGGCCAAGGAAGGGTTGGAGCATCGGCTGGTCAGCCGCATCAAGACGCCCTGGAGCATCTATTCCAAGATGCACGAAGAGAACAAATCCTTCGACCAGGTAATGGACGTGTTCGGCTTTCGCCTGGTGGTGCGCACGGTGGCCGATTGCTATCACGCGCTTGGTGCGGTGCATGCCAGCTTCAAGCCGCTGGACGGGCGTTTCCGCGATTTCATCGCGATCCCCAAGGCCAACGGCTATCAGTCGTTGCACACCGTGTTGTTCGGACCGTACGGCTCGCCGATCGAAGTGCAGATCCGCACCGAAGAGATGGATCTGATCGCTGAGCGTGGCGTGGCTGCGCACTGGACCTACAAGGTCGGCTCGGCCTCGCCCAATAGCGCGCAGAGTCGCGCGCACGACTGGATCGTGGAGCTGATCGATTCGCAGCGCGCCGCTGGTTCGTCGCTGGAATTTCTCGACAACGTCAAGGTCGACCTGTTCCCGGACGAGGTCTATCTGTTCACGCCCAAGGGCAAGATCCTGGCATTGCCGCGCAATTCCACCGCGCTGGATTTCGCTTACGCGGTGCATACCGATGTGGGCAACCGCGCTGTGGCCTCGCGCGTGGATAAAAAGCTGGTGCCGTTGCGCACCAAGCTGGTCAGCGGCCAGGCGGTGGAGATCATCACGGCGCGTTCGGCCACGCCCAAGCCCCAGTGGCTGGAGTTCGTGGTCAGCAGCAAGGCGCGCACGGCGATCCGTTACCAGCTCAAGCAGCTCGAACACGAAGACGCCGTGCAGCTGGGTCACCGCATGCTGGACCGCGCGCTGGAAGCGATGGACTCCTCGCTGGAGCGGCTGCCCAAAGGTCGCCTGGACGCCTTTCTCAACGAGCACCGCTATCCGCGTCTGGAAGCGTTGCTGGCCGATGTGGCGCTCGGCAACTTGATGCCGAATCAGGCCGCGCAGGCGTTGATGGCCTATGCGGAGATGCGTGGCGGCGGCCATTCCAAGCATTCGCACGAAAAGATTCTGATCGACGGCAGCGAACGCGGCGTGATCAGCTTCGCCAACTGTTGTCAGCCAATTCCCGGCGACGAAATCATGGGGTATCACACCGCCGGCAAGGGAATCGTGGTGCACCGCCTGGATTGCCCGAACCTGGCCGAGCTGCGCAAATCGCCCGAGCGCTGGGTGCCGATCGACTGGGATTCCAGCGTGACCGGCGACTACGACACCGCGCTGGTGGTCGAAGTGGAAAATCGCACCGGCGTGCTGGCGCAGTTGGCCGCAGCGATCGCGCAGAGCCAGTCCAACATCGAGCGCGTGGACTATCTGGACCGCGACTTCAATGCCGCGGTGCTGCGTTTCAACATCCAGGTGCGCGACCGCCGCCATCTGGCCGAAGTGATGCGCAGGCTGCGGCGTCTGCACGTGGTGCAGAGCGTGGGGCGGCAGTAG
- a CDS encoding RidA family protein has translation MPQIIHTDQAPAAIGPYSQAVRAGNTVYFSGQIPLDPVTGEIVPGDIGAQARRAFDNLKAVAEAAGGSLDKIVRLGLYLTDLGQFAAVNAVMQEYFQAPFPARSTIEVSGLPKGAGFEVDAVMVLE, from the coding sequence ATGCCCCAGATCATCCATACCGACCAGGCGCCTGCTGCCATCGGCCCATATTCGCAGGCCGTGCGTGCCGGCAACACGGTGTATTTCTCAGGGCAGATCCCGCTGGATCCGGTCACTGGCGAAATCGTGCCAGGCGACATCGGCGCGCAGGCGCGGCGTGCGTTCGACAACCTCAAGGCCGTGGCCGAAGCGGCCGGTGGCTCGCTCGACAAGATCGTGCGGTTGGGCCTGTATCTCACCGACTTGGGTCAGTTCGCTGCCGTCAACGCGGTGATGCAGGAGTATTTCCAGGCCCCGTTCCCCGCACGCTCCACCATCGAAGTGTCTGGCCTGCCCAAGGGCGCCGGTTTCGAAGTCGACGCGGTGATGGTGCTCGAGTGA
- the recG gene encoding ATP-dependent DNA helicase RecG yields the protein MPRARVVTPSLAVAGQAPLSSLPGVGPKVADKFAARGILSVQDLWLHLPLRYEDRTRLTTIAQLQSGVPAQIEGRVDAVERGFRFRPVLRVAVSDASHGTLVLRFFHFRAAQVAQFAVGTRVRVFGTPKPGQNGWEIVHPSYRVLAPDEDAGLGDSLDPVYPVLEGVGPATLRKLIGQALERLPPEAALELLPPHWLQDEQLPSLRAALLTMHRPPVGTDPQQLLAGGHPAQQRLAIEELLAHQLSLRRQRIALQRFHAPSLPGNGTLVQQLRRALPFQLTGAQQRVFEQIARDLAQSWPMLRLVQGDVGSGKTVVAALAAMLAVEQGKQVALAAPTELLAEQHLNNLRDWLEPLGIRIVWLAGKVTGKARAAAMADVASGQAQVVVGTHALMQEAVVFHDLALAIIDEQHRFGVHQRLALRDKGAAAGSVPHQLVMTATPIPRTLAMSTYADLDVSAIDELPPGRTPVQTIVLSAERRPELVERIRAACAEGRQAYWVCTLIEESEEPEKGARGQHGGPPRIEAQAAEVTFEALSAQLPGVRVALVHGRMKPAEKQQAMLDFKQGRSDLLVATTVIEVGVDVPNASLMIIENAERLGLAQLHQLRGRVGRGAAASSCVLLYQAPLSMMARQRLETMRQTNDGFVIAEKDLELRGPGELLGTRQTGLASFRIADLARDAGLLPRVQVLAERLLEEVPEIADRVVARWIGGAVRYAAA from the coding sequence ATGCCGCGCGCGCGCGTCGTCACACCGAGCCTGGCCGTTGCCGGCCAGGCTCCGCTGTCCAGCCTGCCTGGTGTTGGCCCGAAAGTGGCCGACAAATTCGCTGCGCGCGGCATCCTGAGCGTGCAGGACCTGTGGCTACATCTGCCGCTGCGTTACGAAGACCGCACGCGGCTGACCACCATCGCGCAGCTGCAAAGTGGCGTGCCGGCGCAGATTGAAGGACGCGTGGATGCGGTAGAGCGTGGCTTTCGCTTTCGGCCGGTCCTGCGCGTGGCAGTGTCGGACGCATCGCACGGCACGCTGGTGCTGCGCTTCTTCCATTTTCGTGCTGCGCAGGTGGCGCAGTTCGCCGTCGGCACGCGTGTGCGCGTGTTCGGCACGCCTAAGCCCGGCCAGAACGGCTGGGAGATCGTGCACCCCAGTTATCGCGTGCTCGCGCCGGATGAAGATGCCGGTCTGGGCGATAGTCTGGATCCGGTCTATCCGGTGCTTGAAGGCGTCGGCCCGGCCACGTTGCGCAAGCTCATCGGCCAGGCGCTGGAGCGTCTACCACCCGAAGCAGCGCTGGAATTGCTGCCGCCGCACTGGCTGCAGGACGAGCAACTGCCATCGTTACGCGCGGCATTGCTGACCATGCATCGTCCGCCAGTCGGCACTGATCCGCAGCAATTGCTCGCCGGAGGCCATCCGGCCCAGCAGCGCCTGGCCATTGAAGAGCTGTTGGCGCATCAACTCAGCCTGCGCCGCCAACGCATCGCGCTGCAGCGTTTCCACGCGCCCAGCCTGCCAGGCAACGGCACGTTGGTGCAGCAATTGCGCAGGGCCTTGCCGTTTCAGCTCACCGGCGCGCAGCAGCGGGTGTTCGAGCAGATCGCTCGCGACCTTGCGCAATCCTGGCCGATGCTGCGGCTGGTGCAGGGCGATGTCGGTAGCGGCAAGACCGTGGTCGCCGCATTGGCGGCGATGCTCGCGGTTGAGCAGGGCAAGCAGGTCGCACTCGCCGCGCCCACCGAATTGCTTGCCGAGCAGCACCTCAATAATCTGCGGGATTGGCTGGAGCCCTTGGGCATCCGCATCGTCTGGCTGGCCGGCAAGGTCACCGGCAAGGCGCGTGCTGCGGCGATGGCCGACGTCGCCTCAGGCCAGGCACAGGTGGTGGTCGGTACGCATGCGTTGATGCAGGAGGCGGTGGTCTTCCACGATCTGGCGTTGGCCATCATTGATGAGCAACACCGCTTCGGCGTGCATCAGCGGCTTGCGCTGCGCGACAAGGGCGCGGCGGCGGGCAGTGTGCCACACCAGCTGGTGATGACGGCTACGCCCATCCCGCGTACCTTGGCGATGTCGACCTATGCAGATCTGGATGTCTCGGCCATCGACGAACTGCCGCCTGGTCGCACGCCAGTGCAGACGATCGTGTTGAGTGCGGAGCGCCGCCCTGAGTTGGTCGAACGGATCCGCGCCGCCTGCGCCGAGGGGCGTCAGGCGTATTGGGTATGCACGCTGATCGAAGAAAGCGAAGAGCCCGAAAAAGGGGCGCGAGGCCAACATGGCGGGCCGCCACGCATCGAGGCGCAAGCCGCGGAAGTCACCTTCGAAGCGTTGTCTGCTCAATTGCCGGGCGTGCGTGTGGCGCTAGTGCACGGTCGTATGAAACCGGCCGAAAAACAGCAGGCCATGCTGGATTTCAAGCAGGGTCGCAGCGATCTGCTGGTTGCCACCACCGTGATCGAAGTCGGCGTGGACGTCCCCAATGCGTCGCTGATGATCATCGAAAATGCCGAGCGGCTGGGCCTGGCGCAGTTGCACCAGTTGCGTGGCCGGGTCGGGCGCGGTGCGGCCGCTTCCAGCTGCGTGCTGTTGTATCAAGCGCCGTTGTCGATGATGGCGCGTCAGCGCCTGGAGACCATGCGCCAGACCAACGACGGTTTCGTGATCGCGGAAAAGGATCTGGAATTGCGCGGTCCAGGCGAATTGCTAGGCACCCGGCAAACCGGTCTGGCCAGTTTCCGCATCGCCGATCTGGCCCGCGATGCCGGCCTGCTGCCACGCGTGCAGGTGCTGGCCGAACGACTGCTGGAGGAAGTACCGGAGATCGCCGACCGCGTGGTCGCGCGCTGGATCGGTGGCGCGGTGCGGTATGCGGCCGCTTGA
- a CDS encoding nucleoside hydrolase — translation MTDKIPLLIDTDPGVDDALALLMAFNDARHEVVGLTIAAGNVGLEHTVRNALKVCEIAGRADVPVYAGCSQPLLHPSVDAAHVHGLDGFGDVGLPPAKRTAEAEHAALAILRLSHQHAGKLLLVALGPLTNLALALILDPTLPTRVARLVVMGGALTGHGNITAAAEFNIGFDPEAAHIVFRGFPQFDVADWEATIAHGLLHRDVEQWLVADSARARFYEEISRKTRLRSKDSRGAYWCAADALAMAFALHPEGAQRLEQRPVHIELSGTHTRGMTLVDWNRQGGASDNANLLLAYDIQQFYGLVGAALAAN, via the coding sequence ATGACTGACAAGATACCGCTGCTGATCGACACCGACCCGGGCGTAGACGACGCGCTGGCGCTGCTGATGGCTTTCAACGACGCCCGCCATGAGGTGGTCGGCCTGACCATCGCTGCCGGTAACGTTGGCCTGGAGCACACCGTGCGCAACGCCTTGAAGGTCTGCGAGATCGCCGGTCGCGCCGACGTGCCGGTCTACGCCGGCTGCTCGCAGCCGTTGCTGCACCCGTCGGTGGACGCGGCCCACGTGCACGGTCTCGACGGCTTCGGCGATGTCGGTCTGCCACCGGCCAAGCGCACTGCCGAAGCCGAACACGCCGCACTCGCCATCCTGCGGCTGTCGCACCAACATGCCGGCAAATTGCTGTTGGTTGCGCTTGGCCCGCTGACCAATCTTGCCCTGGCACTGATCCTGGACCCGACCCTGCCAACGCGCGTGGCGCGCTTGGTGGTGATGGGCGGGGCGCTGACCGGGCACGGCAACATCACCGCCGCCGCCGAGTTCAATATCGGTTTCGACCCGGAAGCGGCGCATATCGTGTTCCGCGGCTTCCCGCAGTTCGACGTCGCCGACTGGGAAGCCACCATCGCGCACGGCCTGCTGCACCGGGACGTGGAGCAGTGGCTGGTGGCCGATTCTGCTCGCGCCCGGTTCTACGAAGAGATCTCGCGCAAGACCCGCTTGCGGTCCAAGGACAGCCGCGGCGCGTACTGGTGTGCCGCCGACGCGTTGGCGATGGCCTTTGCCCTGCACCCGGAAGGCGCGCAGCGGCTGGAACAGCGCCCGGTACACATCGAACTATCCGGCACGCATACCCGCGGTATGACCCTGGTGGACTGGAACCGGCAGGGCGGGGCGTCCGACAACGCCAACCTGCTGTTGGCCTATGACATCCAACAGTTCTACGGCCTGGTTGGAGCGGCCTTGGCGGCGAACTGA
- a CDS encoding type B 50S ribosomal protein L31, with protein MKDNVHPNYKDVVFHDVTSDFKILTRSTMTSKETVKWEDGQEYPLIKVEISSSSHPFYTGKHKVIDTGGRIDKFQKRYAR; from the coding sequence ATGAAAGATAACGTGCATCCCAACTACAAAGACGTCGTCTTTCACGACGTGACGTCCGATTTCAAGATTCTGACCCGCTCCACCATGACCTCGAAAGAGACCGTGAAGTGGGAGGACGGCCAGGAGTATCCGCTGATCAAGGTGGAAATTTCCTCGTCCTCGCACCCGTTCTATACCGGCAAGCACAAGGTGATCGACACCGGCGGCCGTATCGACAAGTTCCAGAAGCGCTACGCGCGCTGA
- a CDS encoding citrate synthase, giving the protein MSDLDQVTLNAGDTSVVLPVLKPTLGNDCVDISKLTKETGLFTYDSGFTATASCKSAITYIDGDNGVLLYRGYPIEQLAEKSTFLEVSYLLMNGELPTADEFKKFDHEVTHHTMMHESLKNFLGGFRHDAHPMAMLAGSVASLSAFYHDTLDLNDPEQRRQAAIRLIAKVPTLAAAAYRYSIGWPIRYPRNNLNYVDRFLHMMFEVPSEPLATNPVVAKALDLLFILHADHEQNASTSTVRLVGSTGVNPYASVAAGITALWGPAHGGANEAVLKMLEEIGTADNVESAVAKAKDKNSSFRLMGFGHRVYKNFDPRAKIIREMTHKVLGELGVNDPLLEVALKLEEAALKDDYFVQRKLYPNVDFYSGIIYKALNIPVEMFTVMFAIARTAGWVSHWLEQQVDPEMKIGRPRQIYTGYDKRNYKDAEQR; this is encoded by the coding sequence GTGTCCGATCTTGATCAGGTCACGCTCAACGCCGGCGACACGTCGGTCGTTCTGCCGGTTCTCAAGCCCACGCTTGGCAATGATTGCGTCGATATCTCAAAGCTGACCAAAGAAACCGGTCTGTTCACCTACGACTCGGGCTTTACCGCCACCGCCAGCTGCAAGTCGGCCATCACCTACATCGATGGCGACAATGGCGTGTTGCTGTATCGCGGCTACCCGATCGAGCAGCTGGCCGAAAAGTCCACCTTCCTGGAAGTGTCGTACCTGCTGATGAACGGCGAACTGCCGACGGCGGACGAATTCAAGAAGTTCGATCACGAAGTGACGCATCACACGATGATGCACGAGTCGCTGAAGAACTTCCTCGGTGGTTTCCGTCATGACGCGCACCCGATGGCCATGCTGGCCGGCTCGGTCGCCTCGCTGTCGGCGTTCTACCACGACACCCTGGACCTCAACGATCCGGAGCAGCGCCGTCAGGCCGCCATCCGTCTGATCGCCAAGGTGCCGACCCTGGCTGCTGCCGCGTACCGCTATTCGATCGGCTGGCCGATTCGCTACCCGCGCAACAACCTGAACTACGTCGATCGCTTCCTGCACATGATGTTCGAAGTGCCGAGCGAGCCGTTGGCGACCAACCCGGTCGTGGCCAAGGCGCTGGATCTTCTGTTCATCCTGCACGCCGACCACGAGCAGAACGCCTCGACCTCGACCGTGCGTCTGGTCGGTTCGACCGGTGTCAACCCGTATGCGTCGGTCGCTGCCGGTATCACCGCGCTGTGGGGCCCGGCACATGGCGGCGCCAACGAAGCCGTGCTGAAGATGCTGGAAGAGATCGGCACCGCCGACAACGTCGAGTCCGCCGTGGCCAAGGCCAAGGACAAGAACTCGAGCTTCCGCCTGATGGGCTTCGGTCACCGTGTCTACAAGAACTTCGACCCGCGCGCCAAGATCATCCGCGAGATGACCCACAAGGTGCTGGGCGAACTGGGCGTCAACGACCCGCTGCTGGAAGTGGCGCTGAAGCTGGAAGAGGCTGCGCTGAAGGATGACTACTTCGTGCAGCGCAAGCTGTACCCGAACGTCGACTTCTACTCGGGCATTATCTACAAGGCGCTCAATATCCCGGTGGAAATGTTCACCGTGATGTTCGCCATCGCCCGCACCGCCGGCTGGGTGTCGCATTGGCTGGAGCAGCAGGTCGACCCGGAAATGAAGATCGGCCGTCCGCGCCAGATCTACACCGGCTACGACAAGCGCAATTACAAAGACGCCGAACAGCGCTAA